A window of Nicotiana sylvestris chromosome 8, ASM39365v2, whole genome shotgun sequence genomic DNA:
CTAGGctgccatggggcgcggccaagagGTCATGGGGTGTGTCTGGAAAGCAatccatgacattctcccccacctgagttggcgtcgtcctcggagccttatgataatgatgatgatgattgttggatgggaggtctgcgcccctctgttctttAAGCTTACTGTTGTAGCGACacaatgatttcatgcggctgacatggaagactggatggatcttccaccaggatggagttttcacctggtgtgtggacttcccaatgcgttttcaatgggcaggggcccgatgtattttacTTGCAGGCTAGGGTCATAGGTCCtctctgcaaacaagtaccgctttgggatgcatagcattactttgtcccctgtttgatgttgggcaaagcaaagatttTGTTTGGTGAATCTTTTTGCTCGCTCTTGGGCTTTgacgagatagctccgcactatccccatgttgcactcccattcgctcgagaatttggcagctcgaggagattttggcatggttgatgcattcaccgtttgcgggagaagcggttgttGTCCAGTAACAATTTTAAAAGggcttttgtttgtatgatggatcttttgagaattgaaacatagttgagcagcatccaagagcttcacccaatgattctgtgatccggttgcaaagttgcggagatattcctccaacatGTCAttgaaccggtctgtctggccatccgatggtggatggatgtctgagttgtgactcaatgttgaccaaaagcacctgaagagatgggtccaaaagttgctagtgaagcgtgagtcgcgcctgctaacaatgtctttgggcaggccccaatgtttgacaatgtgcgagaagaagagtcgagctgtatcttctgctgagatgttctgtggggctgctatgaaggttgcatagtttgaaaactgatctatgacaaccaagatggatgcaagattaccgacttggggcaatcccgtgatgaatctgagggaaacactttcccatggtctctaagggacatgtaatggctgcaaGGGTCCCGTCTGTGATGTATGATCTAACTTGTCCTTGTGGAATGGTTGACAAGTCTTTACACGCTGAGGcgcgtcaccagtcttttgaggtcGATGACATGATGGCTGATTGTTGATGCATAGGGTAGCCAGAACCAGGGGTTCATGTCTGTtaactaccttctccaactgcatggccaagatgttttcagcggccatctttatgggaaagcatggtatggtgcagggcttggccccgttttctcccatcatcaggagcatgctggcatatggtaccggtatggtattggtttgcctcatgaactccaaacccactatgatgtcgaagtcatctatgattgcgatgcgcaggtcgatgcttcctttgtatgggccaagtttcactgggacatttgtagatgttccacccaatgtctggggtggtgagttgatagccttgacgcggcctttgctcttttgcacAATAAGACCCAGGCGCTCTACTTGAGTTGAAgccaagtagttgtgggtagcacccgtgtctatcaatgcatgaaggggcttgccgttcactttcaattcgacgaacattagggtcctcgcttgtttaggaggcctctcgtccatcttttccttccctttcttggtgattgggactgagattttcttaggaggacatgcactggtccccgctaaggcatgcgagatagagccaacaattgcattgaaggcgcctacctggtcttCTTCTGATGTGTCTGATTCATTTGACTCATCCTCGATAGTTTGATGAGCATTGAACtttatgtttgggcattcattgttccaatgtgccccgccgcaatgaaGGCATTCTAAGGGAGGCTTTCTcccttgattgttgttgatggatgcagcatTGTTGCTgctggagggaggagtcttagttttggatgcactccgatctcccccacttttgtttgggccaccattgctgggatggttcccgttgaatccccctcggacagatggctggggcctgtcgttctgagttcccaaatgataatcgccaaggcattaTGCAGCTTGAAtagccttgggcagggtgtctacctgTTGTCtttgtagttccatacgggcatgaggtttcaaaccttctatgaatgcgaagagtttgccTTTGTCCCctatgtcgcgtatgtttagcatgagtgcggagaattcgcgcacgtactcctGCACTGATCTTGTGTgacggagctcccgtagctttctccttgcattgtattccacattttcggggaagaactgcaggcgtagTGCTGccttcaattcatcccatgtctggagagtatcttcaccagccttgatggcttcgtatttgacccgccaccaaagtttggcatcaccctgaagatacatggaaGCAAttgctacctttttggattcttccaaatggcccacgacatcgaagtattgttcgatgtcgaagatgaaattttccacttctttagcatcccgggatccgtcgtatggctttggctctgGTATCTTAAgattttgtggaatgggggtgaggtttgctgcacccctgatgtggttgtcgcctcctcgaagtaggctctgtagagcagcattgacaacattgagcttacCTGTCATGTCgtctatggtttgctgcatgacagttagtctgtctgcctcctGTTGccgatgggctaaatcgtcggcacgctcctgttggaggtcctcaaatttgccatgaatattggcagtttcaatGGCTGTCGTTTGTCGGTCATCCTCAGAGTCACGACTGATATTTGCAATGTCATTTTTCGCttgccgcattcggcggtccaggtcgtccaacctttgcactaggttgttgttttgaacaggcaccgtatccacgatgggtcgtaattggtcaaccgtctcttctagggattacaggcgctccccatgattcaccatggtcagaaatggcgatgatggcaaatgtgttccctcgtccgatgtcgagcctaggctctgataccaactgttacgcaacgccttcctgatgttctttggaagggcaacgtaaggctaagcaaccgatgtcagtgcagttgctgtccgccaatgaggtcccctccgcacgctagactagattgtcagtgccgtgcgggaaaaccaatgtcacgagcaattgcggaagctgagagagaattgggttttgaatgatgatgatgattttattgatgaatgaaatgct
This region includes:
- the LOC138875979 gene encoding uncharacterized protein, whose product is MRQAKNDIANISRDSEDDRQTTAIETANIHGKFEDLQQERADDLAHRQQEADRLTVMQQTIDDMTGKLNVVNAALQSLLRGGDNHIRGAANLTPIPQNLKIPEPKPYDGSRDAKEVENFIFDIEQYFDVVGHLEESKKVAIASMYLQGDAKLWWRVKYEAIKAGEDTLQTWDELKAALRLQFFPENVEYNARRKLRELRHTRSVQEYVREFSALMLNIRDIGDKGKLFAFIEGLKPHARMELQRQQVDTLPKAIQAA